CGTCATATGCAGTCTGCACGTGTACCACAGAAGGGACAAGCAGCCGGGGGTCGTGTGGAGAGCAATTGCCAGGTGTCTTAGCTGCGGTTGTGCTCGGCGGACAGCGCAAGGCAGTTCGTACAAGACTAATCGGAGCGATGATGACACGTTTGAGAGGACAGAACAGGCGAAGTACAGTGGTTCCCACGATATGAATTTAATGCCGTACATGACACACACTCGTGGAGTAAATATGGACCGACCAATATATATTTACGGAGGTTTGTCTTCAGATCGTCCAGAGATCACACAACGTCGGAGGGTAGAAACGCGCGACGACGAAACGAATAGCGCATTCATGGAAATTACGTGGGCAGATGTGAGCGTTGCCTTGGATAAAGCATTCTTCGTGTTTTTCGTTCTTATTTTACTAACTGACACGCTCTGCTTTATGTTGATGATTTACCACAATGTAACCCTATGAAAGTGTAACAGTAAACGCATTTTATTAAATGACACAGACATTTTAAAGTCGgtatgtaattaaatataatatgtaaaatataattttaaattatgttgcTCAATCTAGCAAATTTACTTCAACATTGATATGTTTAATGGTGACACTATattgctttttatattttaaagtttagtttagaaatatgtacatgtatagcaATTGTTACGCAAC
This sequence is a window from Dreissena polymorpha isolate Duluth1 chromosome 16, UMN_Dpol_1.0, whole genome shotgun sequence. Protein-coding genes within it:
- the LOC127862842 gene encoding neuronal acetylcholine receptor subunit beta-2-like encodes the protein MSVLNILVFLIPTECGERISFCLTVLLSIAVFLTLVGDNLPKNSSPMSLFSYYLVSVLVISVAITLAVICSLHVYHRRDKQPGVVWRAIARCLSCGCARRTAQGSSYKTNRSDDDTFERTEQAKYSGSHDMNLMPYMTHTRGVNMDRPIYIYGGLSSDRPEITQRRRVETRDDETNSAFMEITWADVSVALDKAFFVFFVLILLTDTLCFMLMIYHNVTL